A genomic segment from Spongiibacter sp. IMCC21906 encodes:
- the recA gene encoding recombinase RecA produces MDPNKQKALESALGQIERQFGKGSIMKMGDSSREVMPSISTGSLGLDVALGIGGLPCGRIVEIYGPESSGKTTLCLQVMAEAQKVGKTVAIVDAEHALDPQYAEKLGVNLEDLLVSQPDTGEQALEITDMLVRSGSVDVIVIDSVAALVPKAEIEGDMGDAHVGLQARLMSQALRKLTGSIKQTNTLVIFINQIRMKIGVMFGNPETTSGGNALKFYASVRLDIRRIGSVKEGDEVTGNETRVKVVKNKVSPPFKQAEFQILYGRGIYRLGEVIDLGVKLGLVDKSGAWYAYQGNKIGQGKANAAKFLAENPEIAKEVEGSIREQLLPKPTPKKVEEAEASE; encoded by the coding sequence ATGGACCCCAATAAACAGAAAGCACTGGAATCCGCTCTCGGCCAAATCGAACGTCAGTTTGGTAAAGGCTCGATTATGAAAATGGGTGACAGCTCCAGAGAGGTTATGCCCTCAATCTCCACGGGTTCTTTGGGGCTGGATGTGGCGTTGGGTATTGGTGGTCTTCCCTGTGGCAGGATTGTCGAAATCTATGGACCTGAATCATCAGGCAAAACCACACTTTGCTTGCAAGTGATGGCCGAAGCGCAAAAAGTCGGTAAAACCGTCGCCATCGTTGATGCCGAGCATGCACTGGACCCTCAGTACGCAGAAAAACTGGGTGTGAACTTAGAGGACTTGCTGGTTTCCCAGCCCGACACTGGCGAGCAGGCACTGGAAATTACCGATATGTTGGTGCGTTCCGGTTCAGTCGACGTCATCGTCATCGACTCGGTAGCGGCACTGGTGCCAAAAGCTGAAATTGAAGGGGACATGGGCGACGCTCACGTCGGTTTGCAAGCTCGTCTTATGTCACAAGCCTTGCGCAAGCTGACTGGTAGCATCAAGCAAACCAATACACTGGTTATTTTCATTAACCAGATTCGGATGAAAATTGGTGTGATGTTCGGCAACCCAGAAACCACCTCGGGCGGTAACGCACTGAAGTTTTATGCCTCAGTCCGCTTGGACATTCGCCGCATCGGTTCTGTCAAAGAAGGCGACGAAGTCACCGGCAACGAAACCCGCGTCAAAGTAGTGAAAAACAAAGTCTCGCCGCCATTCAAACAAGCAGAATTTCAAATACTCTATGGCCGAGGTATTTACCGTCTGGGCGAAGTTATCGACCTGGGGGTGAAGCTGGGTTTAGTAGATAAGTCAGGTGCATGGTATGCCTATCAAGGCAATAAAATTGGCCAAGGCAAGGCCAACGCGGCTAAGTTCTTAGCAGAGAACCCAGAAATTGCAAAAGAAGTGGAAGGTTCCATCCGCGAGCAGTTATTGCCTAAACCTACGCCTAAGAAAGTAGAAGAGGCTGAAGCAAGCGAATAG
- the rpoS gene encoding RNA polymerase sigma factor RpoS, with protein MRVLESELDQDALVDTIHTEDFKLEKRRLTNKPDQRLHAKRTRSELDATQLYLAEIGYSPLLSADEEKHFSRLARSGDDAGRKRMIESNLRLVVKISRRYLNRGLTLLDLVEEGNLGLIRAVEKFDPERGFRFSTYATWWIRQNIERAIMNQSRTIRLPIHVVKELNGYLRVERELSQQLDHMPSPEEMAVAMDRPVADAKRLCGLKERVGSIDVPAGQGNDQSLLDTLADQHAANPSDILQSEDLTKCIDTWLDALSSKQREVVLRRFGLRGYENATLEEVGREIGLTRERVRQIQVEALKTLRQMFENNGLSAASLFSDCED; from the coding sequence ATGCGGGTATTGGAATCGGAGCTTGATCAAGACGCCTTGGTCGACACCATTCATACAGAAGACTTTAAGCTTGAAAAACGCCGTCTGACGAATAAGCCGGATCAGCGTTTGCATGCCAAACGAACGCGCAGCGAGCTTGATGCAACTCAACTCTATCTCGCCGAGATAGGGTATTCCCCTCTACTTAGTGCTGATGAAGAAAAGCACTTCTCTCGGCTGGCCCGCAGTGGCGATGACGCTGGTCGAAAACGTATGATTGAAAGCAATCTGCGGTTGGTTGTAAAAATTTCCCGACGTTATCTTAACCGTGGTTTGACCTTGCTGGATTTAGTGGAAGAGGGCAATCTCGGTTTGATTCGGGCGGTTGAAAAGTTTGATCCCGAACGGGGATTCCGGTTTTCAACTTATGCCACCTGGTGGATTCGTCAGAACATTGAACGGGCAATTATGAACCAGTCCCGCACAATTCGCTTACCTATCCATGTTGTCAAAGAGTTAAACGGCTACCTCCGTGTCGAGCGCGAGTTAAGCCAACAACTCGACCATATGCCATCTCCAGAAGAAATGGCAGTGGCGATGGACAGACCAGTGGCTGATGCCAAGCGCTTGTGCGGTTTAAAAGAGCGGGTGGGGTCAATTGATGTGCCTGCCGGTCAAGGTAACGACCAGTCGCTACTGGACACCTTAGCGGATCAGCATGCGGCAAACCCCAGCGATATTTTGCAAAGTGAAGATCTTACAAAGTGCATCGATACCTGGCTGGATGCCCTTAGCAGTAAACAGCGAGAAGTTGTGCTGCGCCGTTTTGGGCTCCGGGGCTATGAGAATGCGACCTTAGAAGAGGTGGGCCGAGAAATTGGCTTGACCCGTGAACGTGTCAGGCAGATTCAGGTAGAGGCGTTAAAGACTTTGCGGCAGATGTTCGAAAATAATGGGCTTAGCGCGGCGTCGTTGTTTTCGGATTGCGAAGACTAG
- the fdxA gene encoding ferredoxin FdxA produces the protein MTFVVGEDCIKCKHTDCVEVCPVDCFYEGPNFLVIHPDECIDCALCEPECPVEAIFSEDELPEDQQVFLELNAELSEVWPNIAEMKDPPADAEEWAGKPNKLQYLER, from the coding sequence ATGACATTTGTAGTGGGTGAAGATTGCATTAAATGCAAACATACAGACTGTGTAGAAGTCTGCCCAGTAGATTGCTTCTATGAGGGTCCTAACTTTTTGGTCATCCACCCAGATGAGTGTATTGACTGTGCATTGTGCGAACCAGAGTGTCCGGTAGAAGCCATTTTTTCAGAAGATGAACTGCCAGAAGATCAGCAAGTGTTTCTGGAGCTTAATGCTGAACTATCAGAAGTATGGCCCAACATTGCTGAAATGAAAGACCCGCCTGCCGACGCCGAAGAGTGGGCAGGTAAGCCCAACAAGCTGCAGTATCTGGAGCGTTAA
- the mutS gene encoding DNA mismatch repair protein MutS produces the protein MNASIELNQHTPMMQQYLGIKAQHPNELLFYRMGDFYELFFDDAKRAAQLLDITLTARGKAGGNPIPMCGIPYHSAENYLGRLVRQGLSIAICEQFGDPATSKGPVERKVARIVTPGTLSDEALLEARQDTLLVAIAATQGRLGIASLDMSGGRFQIFEVTDETALLAEIQRLQPAELLIADEFECSALNNRPGLRRLPPWDFDLDAAQRSLCQHFKVQDLNGFGCSGLTAAIAAAGCLLQYVKDTQRTSIPHIQRLQHEARDEAVAMDAATRRNLELDINLSGGVENTLASVIDHCQTAMGSRLLKRWLHRPLRSKAQLEQRQQLIAELQAEFLYESLQPQLKDIGDLERILARVALRSARPRDLSRLAKALASLPHLQSHLRQAESELLKSLSESISEFPELAELLDRAIMENPPMVIRDGGVIATGYDQELDELRSLSSDAGDFLLKMEQEERQRTGLSSLKVGYNRVHGYYIEISRIQAEQAPAEYIRRQTLKNAERFITPELKEFEDKALSSKSRALAREKMLYEQLLETLNAQLLPLQDSSNALCELDVICNLTERALALDFCCPVLSDSPCLNIEQGRHPVVEQVLDEPFIANDLHLDENRRTLIITGPNMGGKSTYMRQTALIVLLAHIGSYVPAKSAEMSIVDQIFTRIGSSDDLAGGRSTFMVEMTETANILNNATDKSLVLMDEVGRGTSTFDGLSLAWASGIDLAERIKAFTLFATHYFELTALPETYPLATNVHLGVTEFQDHIVFLHKVEEGPANRSYGLQVAKLAGIPSKVVSAARRKLEELEKHASTEHISAADAQQFQADLFAAPAEPSKALVRLSDVDPDELTPRQAQDLLYELKSLL, from the coding sequence ATGAATGCAAGCATCGAGCTGAACCAACATACGCCGATGATGCAACAATACCTTGGCATCAAAGCACAGCATCCCAATGAGCTGTTATTTTACCGAATGGGCGACTTTTACGAGCTGTTTTTTGACGACGCCAAGCGCGCTGCCCAGTTGCTGGATATTACCCTGACTGCCCGTGGTAAAGCTGGTGGCAACCCCATTCCCATGTGCGGAATCCCTTACCATTCGGCCGAAAATTACCTCGGCCGCTTGGTAAGACAAGGTTTGTCTATTGCCATTTGTGAGCAATTTGGCGATCCCGCCACCAGCAAAGGACCAGTAGAACGTAAAGTCGCCCGCATTGTTACCCCCGGCACCCTCAGCGATGAAGCACTGCTGGAAGCACGTCAGGACACCCTACTGGTTGCCATTGCGGCCACCCAAGGACGCTTGGGCATCGCTTCTCTCGATATGAGCGGCGGTCGCTTTCAAATTTTTGAAGTGACGGATGAAACGGCCTTGCTGGCAGAAATTCAGCGTCTGCAACCAGCAGAGCTACTTATCGCCGATGAGTTTGAATGTAGCGCGCTGAATAATCGCCCCGGCCTGCGCCGACTTCCCCCCTGGGATTTTGATTTGGATGCCGCCCAACGCAGTCTCTGTCAGCATTTTAAGGTACAAGACCTTAACGGCTTTGGCTGCTCAGGCTTAACCGCCGCCATCGCCGCTGCAGGGTGCCTGTTACAGTATGTCAAAGACACTCAGCGAACCAGCATTCCCCATATCCAGCGTCTTCAGCATGAAGCCAGAGATGAAGCCGTTGCGATGGATGCGGCCACCCGACGCAATCTAGAACTTGATATTAATCTCAGCGGTGGGGTCGAAAACACCCTGGCGTCAGTGATTGATCATTGCCAAACAGCAATGGGGAGTCGCTTGCTTAAGCGCTGGCTGCACCGGCCGCTGCGCAGCAAAGCTCAACTGGAACAGCGCCAGCAGCTGATTGCCGAACTGCAGGCAGAGTTTCTGTATGAATCACTGCAACCCCAGCTCAAAGATATTGGTGATTTAGAGCGCATATTGGCACGAGTCGCTTTGCGTTCTGCCCGGCCACGGGATTTGTCACGACTGGCAAAAGCCTTGGCAAGCCTGCCCCACCTACAATCCCACTTGCGCCAAGCCGAGTCCGAGCTGCTAAAAAGCCTGTCTGAAAGCATCAGCGAATTTCCTGAACTGGCAGAATTACTCGATCGCGCCATTATGGAAAATCCGCCCATGGTGATTCGCGATGGTGGCGTCATCGCTACGGGGTATGACCAAGAGCTGGATGAACTGCGCAGCCTCAGCAGCGATGCCGGGGACTTTCTGCTAAAAATGGAGCAGGAAGAACGACAGCGTACGGGCCTCAGTAGTCTAAAAGTCGGCTACAACCGGGTTCACGGCTATTACATTGAAATCAGCCGTATCCAGGCAGAACAGGCCCCTGCTGAATATATCCGTCGGCAAACCCTTAAAAATGCCGAGCGTTTTATTACCCCGGAACTAAAAGAATTTGAAGACAAAGCCCTAAGCAGCAAAAGCCGCGCGCTGGCTCGAGAAAAAATGCTCTACGAGCAGCTGCTAGAAACCCTCAACGCGCAGTTGCTGCCCTTGCAAGATTCCTCCAACGCCTTGTGCGAGCTGGATGTCATTTGTAATTTAACCGAGCGTGCGCTGGCATTGGATTTCTGCTGCCCGGTTTTATCCGATTCACCCTGCCTGAATATCGAGCAAGGTCGTCACCCGGTGGTTGAGCAGGTACTGGATGAACCCTTTATTGCCAACGACCTGCATCTGGACGAAAACCGCCGCACTTTAATTATTACCGGCCCCAACATGGGCGGTAAATCGACCTATATGCGTCAAACCGCGCTGATTGTTTTGCTGGCTCATATTGGCAGCTATGTTCCGGCAAAATCGGCTGAAATGAGTATTGTTGATCAGATTTTTACCCGTATCGGCTCATCCGACGATTTAGCCGGTGGCCGTTCAACCTTTATGGTCGAGATGACCGAAACCGCCAATATTTTAAATAACGCCACCGACAAAAGCCTGGTACTCATGGATGAAGTGGGTCGAGGCACCAGCACCTTCGATGGCTTGTCATTAGCTTGGGCAAGCGGCATTGATCTGGCCGAGCGCATTAAAGCCTTTACCTTGTTTGCCACCCACTATTTTGAATTAACGGCCTTGCCCGAGACCTATCCTTTGGCGACCAATGTTCACTTAGGTGTCACCGAGTTCCAAGACCACATTGTCTTTCTTCACAAGGTCGAAGAAGGCCCAGCAAACCGTAGCTACGGCTTACAAGTCGCCAAGCTGGCAGGCATTCCCAGCAAAGTCGTGTCGGCGGCGCGGCGAAAGCTAGAAGAGCTGGAAAAACACGCCAGCACTGAGCACATCAGTGCCGCCGATGCCCAGCAGTTTCAGGCCGATTTATTCGCCGCACCGGCGGAGCCATCAAAAGCCCTTGTGCGATTAAGCGACGTGGACCCCGATGAGCTCACGCCTCGTCAAGCTCAAGATTTGCTCTATGAACTTAAGTCCTTACTGTAA